A portion of the Cololabis saira isolate AMF1-May2022 chromosome 17, fColSai1.1, whole genome shotgun sequence genome contains these proteins:
- the eif4ebp2 gene encoding eukaryotic translation initiation factor 4E-binding protein 2, whose amino-acid sequence MSTSRQLTESRAIPTRTVLINDTTQLPHDYCTTPGGTLFSTTPGGTRIIYDRKFLLDRRNSPIAQTPPAHLPVIPGVTSQTVLNENKKNEANNHINNHDGKPTTGDDAQFEMDI is encoded by the exons ATGTCGACCAGTCGTCAGCTGACCGAGAGCAGGGCCATCCCGACCAGGACGGTGTTGATCAACGACACAACCCAGCTACCTCATGACTACTGTACCACCCCCGGAGGCACTTTATTTTCCACCACTCCTGGAG GAACCCGGATCATCTATGATCGTAAGTTTCTACTGGACAGGCGTAATTCTCCCATTGCCCAGACTCCTCCAGCACATCTGCCTGTCATCCCTGGAGTGACCAGCCAAACTGTCCTGAATGAGAACAAGAAAAATGAAGCCAACAACCACATCAACAACCATGATGGCAAGCCCACAACTG